In the genome of [Mycoplasma] phocae, one region contains:
- a CDS encoding Mbov_0121 family peptidase domain-containing ABC transporter, which produces MWIGKQIDIKDCGIYVLQAFFKKYYEKTCDINYLKVNARYNENGISLFSFKELGQKIGLKVDILEGDFCSLLKLKMNEEYATILNLEQGQHYVIIENKSKKGFWINDSVKGRYFLENNEFEQYYNNFIIIIKRNEDDSLFQKKLIPKQSYSLPIKYEYQKWITIFLLSILIQILAFIGSFYSKYIFEALFSGKQQNKFLIIFIIFIWILVLRFLLSWMNSIMKFRISSTYEKNIYDKLHQHISKASQIQLDKINQNEFLSTINLIPQIAQYKTNLIIFSLNNIIIFVSSSIILGILNRVILYISLTYCLITFFISLFCFQKIKNNYSKLLVNKIQQIQNLNNVFLNWNNRNNEKYILWKYQEFRKILNNSQELQLLIFKIDTNINIFNDFLFSLIQMFILYYGATLFIKQSISIANLSLISTIFTLLNSPTKNMSNLISGVSINKIGILKLNFLLGLNLEMRNLENKVSYSEIKNIKFENLYFSYGTIPIFENWNYEITNHTHLIGSNGSGKSTLLKILWQLYVPDSGEIMINGLSTKNININQLRNDIYLNNNLEYFDNDNLLNIITQNDENKVKIFIESYKKYNLEEIFRFFKLHLGYKVENYGTNLSSGQRQFISIMRLFCNKYKIICLDEIFENFSEEHFLKISDKLRQFQNNCIFIEISHVNRFVIKNLYNKLIF; this is translated from the coding sequence ATGTGAATCGGAAAACAAATTGATATAAAAGATTGTGGAATTTATGTGTTACAGGCCTTTTTCAAAAAATACTATGAAAAAACATGCGATATAAATTATTTAAAAGTTAATGCGAGATACAATGAAAATGGAATTTCATTATTTTCGTTTAAAGAATTAGGTCAAAAAATCGGACTTAAGGTAGACATTTTAGAAGGTGATTTTTGTTCATTACTTAAACTTAAAATGAATGAAGAATACGCCACTATTCTAAATTTAGAACAAGGGCAACATTATGTCATAATTGAGAATAAATCTAAAAAAGGATTTTGGATTAATGATTCAGTTAAGGGTAGATATTTCTTAGAAAATAATGAATTTGAGCAATACTATAATAATTTTATTATCATAATAAAAAGAAATGAAGATGATAGTTTATTTCAAAAAAAATTAATACCCAAACAAAGCTATTCATTACCAATCAAATATGAATATCAAAAATGAATTACTATTTTTTTACTATCAATATTAATTCAAATATTGGCCTTTATTGGAAGTTTTTATTCAAAATACATTTTCGAAGCTCTTTTTAGTGGAAAACAACAAAATAAATTTTTAATAATATTTATTATTTTTATTTGAATTCTAGTATTGCGGTTTCTACTAAGTTGAATGAATAGCATTATGAAATTCAGAATTAGTTCAACTTATGAAAAAAATATTTATGATAAATTACATCAACATATTAGTAAAGCATCACAAATACAACTAGATAAAATAAATCAAAACGAATTTTTATCCACCATTAATTTAATTCCGCAAATCGCGCAGTATAAAACAAATCTAATTATCTTTTCGCTAAACAATATTATTATTTTTGTATCATCAAGTATTATATTAGGAATTTTAAATCGAGTAATTTTATACATTTCACTTACATATTGTTTAATTACTTTTTTCATATCATTATTTTGCTTTCAAAAAATAAAAAATAATTACAGTAAATTATTAGTAAACAAAATTCAACAAATTCAAAATCTTAATAATGTGTTTCTTAACTGAAATAATCGAAATAATGAAAAATATATATTATGAAAATATCAAGAATTTAGAAAAATACTTAACAATTCCCAAGAACTGCAGTTATTAATTTTTAAAATTGATACAAATATTAATATTTTCAATGACTTTTTATTTAGTTTAATTCAAATGTTCATTCTTTACTATGGTGCCACACTGTTTATTAAACAAAGCATTAGCATAGCCAATTTATCATTAATATCAACAATATTTACTTTGCTTAACTCTCCAACTAAAAATATGTCAAATCTAATAAGTGGTGTTTCAATTAATAAAATTGGAATTCTAAAATTAAATTTTTTACTTGGTCTAAATTTGGAAATGAGAAACTTAGAAAATAAAGTTAGCTATTCAGAAATCAAAAATATTAAGTTTGAAAATTTATATTTTAGTTATGGGACTATTCCTATATTTGAAAATTGAAATTATGAAATTACTAACCATACTCATCTTATTGGTAGCAATGGATCGGGGAAATCAACATTACTAAAAATTCTTTGACAATTGTATGTTCCGGATTCTGGTGAAATAATGATAAATGGACTTAGCACCAAAAATATAAATATCAATCAATTAAGAAATGATATTTATTTAAATAATAATCTCGAATATTTTGATAATGATAATTTGTTAAATATAATCACCCAAAACGATGAAAATAAAGTAAAAATTTTTATTGAATCATATAAAAAATATAATCTTGAAGAAATATTTAGATTTTTTAAATTACATCTCGGATATAAAGTTGAAAACTATGGAACAAATTTGTCAAGTGGCCAAAGACAATTTATTTCAATTATGCGACTATTTTGTAATAAATATAAAATTATTTGCTTAGATGAAATATTTGAAAACTTTTCAGAAGAACATTTTTTAAAAATTAGCGATAAATTAAGACAATTTCAAAATAATTGTATATTTATAGAAATTAGCCATGTCAATCGATTTGTAATCAAAAACCTTTATAATAAATTAATTTTTTAG
- the ybeY gene encoding rRNA maturation RNase YbeY → MNKLMFKNRSFYRFNFLEEFTKILEEAKLEFLSKKDLHVDVLFVTRWKMKKLNNLYRQKNYTTDILSFPFNENNELDFLEEKELGQIIISPWKIKKQAKKFNHSLKREFCYIFAHGIAHLFGFDHITEEEAKIMNSHVDRIMEKLKINRINNKSEE, encoded by the coding sequence ATGAATAAATTGATGTTTAAAAATAGGAGTTTTTACCGGTTCAATTTTCTTGAAGAATTTACTAAGATTTTAGAAGAAGCTAAACTCGAATTTTTATCCAAAAAAGATTTGCATGTAGACGTACTTTTTGTCACTCGATGAAAAATGAAAAAACTAAATAATCTATATCGACAAAAGAATTATACAACTGACATTTTAAGTTTTCCGTTTAATGAAAATAATGAATTAGATTTCTTAGAAGAAAAAGAATTGGGACAAATTATTATCTCCCCCTGAAAAATAAAAAAACAAGCCAAAAAATTCAATCACAGTTTAAAAAGAGAATTCTGCTATATATTTGCCCATGGTATTGCACACCTCTTTGGCTTCGATCATATAACTGAAGAAGAGGCAAAGATAATGAATTCACATGTTGATAGAATCATGGAAAAATTAAAAATAAATAGAATAAATAATAAAAGCGAGGAATAA
- the era gene encoding GTPase Era, whose product MKKVCIVSLIGRPNVGKSTILNTLLNYDLSIVSKIAQTTRDQIRGIYNDDDYQLIFIDTPGIHKAEHLISEKLNSKSYASFNEADLLLFVTPANEEIGKGDKFIIDKINNEKITNKIAIISKIDLENNMEKLGQKAMQLKDLGFNKILGVGKTYTNTYNDLINEIKKFAYDSEPLYDEDQLSDSSLRFMAKEIIRESAIKNLYEELPHSIAVEIDEFREPKNENGTCVINATIYVKKESQKAIVVGKGGSLIKKISMISRKKMEELFGNKIYLAIRVKLNENWVDNENKITKLGY is encoded by the coding sequence ATGAAGAAAGTTTGTATTGTATCTTTAATTGGAAGACCAAATGTGGGTAAGAGCACTATTTTAAATACATTGCTCAACTATGATCTCTCAATTGTTAGCAAAATAGCACAAACAACAAGAGATCAAATTCGTGGAATATATAATGATGATGATTATCAATTAATCTTTATTGACACACCAGGAATTCACAAAGCAGAACATTTAATATCAGAAAAATTAAATAGTAAATCATATGCTAGTTTTAATGAAGCTGATTTACTACTATTTGTTACTCCGGCCAACGAAGAAATTGGAAAGGGTGACAAATTCATTATTGATAAAATAAATAATGAAAAAATCACAAATAAAATTGCCATTATATCAAAAATTGACTTAGAAAATAATATGGAAAAATTAGGTCAAAAAGCTATGCAACTTAAAGACTTAGGGTTTAATAAAATACTTGGAGTTGGTAAAACATACACCAACACTTATAATGATTTGATTAACGAAATTAAAAAATTTGCATATGACTCAGAGCCTTTGTATGATGAAGATCAATTAAGTGATTCATCACTTCGTTTTATGGCAAAAGAAATTATTCGTGAAAGTGCTATTAAAAATTTATATGAAGAACTGCCACACTCAATAGCTGTAGAAATTGATGAATTCAGAGAACCAAAAAATGAAAATGGTACATGTGTGATTAACGCCACCATTTATGTTAAAAAAGAATCACAAAAAGCAATCGTTGTTGGTAAGGGTGGATCACTTATCAAAAAAATATCAATGATTTCTAGAAAGAAAATGGAAGAACTTTTCGGCAACAAAATATATTTAGCAATACGAGTTAAATTAAATGAGAATTGGGTTGATAATGAAAATAAAATTACTAAATTAGGCTATTAA